One window from the genome of Tolypothrix sp. NIES-4075 encodes:
- a CDS encoding radical SAM protein, whose translation MAPLVANYYLTYRCNARCHFCNIWALEPGKEADFETIKRNLEDLRRLGTKYVDFTGGEPLLRHDVGEIYTEAKRQGFYTSMTTNTILYPKKAKEIQGLVDFLNFSLDGADAETHDHSRGVKIFDNLVESVAIAQSLGEYPVLNHTVTAQNYDRIQEVAALGQKLGVRVWLNPAFTAYDQYNSNKNPTPEMVAAIEAAARKYKNVGYNKAALAFIEAGGNDTKNPRCKAVDAVIAISPNDELLLPCYHFAQTGVPINGRLYELYRESEEVEKYRQSQGKLKVCEGCTVWCYLIPSFFMGVDKYWLLNQVTYASEFLARKRFLQRA comes from the coding sequence ATGGCTCCGCTGGTTGCAAATTATTACTTGACGTATCGCTGTAATGCCCGCTGTCACTTTTGCAACATTTGGGCATTAGAACCGGGAAAAGAAGCTGATTTTGAAACGATTAAACGTAATTTAGAAGATTTACGCCGTTTGGGGACTAAATATGTAGACTTTACGGGTGGTGAACCTTTATTACGACATGATGTCGGGGAGATTTATACAGAGGCAAAACGTCAGGGTTTTTATACCAGCATGACGACGAATACCATTTTGTATCCGAAAAAAGCTAAGGAAATTCAAGGTTTAGTAGACTTTTTGAATTTCTCTTTGGATGGTGCGGATGCGGAAACTCACGATCACTCGCGTGGTGTGAAGATTTTTGACAATTTGGTAGAGTCGGTAGCGATCGCTCAATCTTTAGGAGAGTACCCGGTACTAAATCATACCGTTACTGCCCAAAATTACGATCGGATTCAAGAAGTCGCAGCATTAGGACAAAAACTAGGTGTTCGCGTCTGGCTAAATCCCGCCTTTACGGCTTATGACCAATACAACTCTAATAAGAACCCTACCCCGGAAATGGTAGCGGCAATCGAAGCTGCTGCGAGGAAATATAAAAATGTCGGCTACAATAAGGCTGCATTGGCTTTTATCGAAGCTGGGGGCAATGACACCAAAAATCCCCGTTGTAAAGCGGTGGATGCCGTGATTGCGATTTCTCCCAATGACGAGCTGCTACTACCTTGTTACCATTTTGCCCAAACCGGAGTTCCGATTAACGGGCGACTTTACGAACTCTATCGTGAGTCAGAAGAAGTGGAAAAGTATCGCCAATCTCAAGGTAAGCTAAAAGTGTGTGAAGGTTGCACAGTTTGGTGTTACCTGATACCCAGCTTCTTTATGGGTGTAGACAAATACTGGTTATTGAATCAAGTAACTTATGCCAGCGAATTCCTGGCCCGAAAACGATTCTTACAACGAGCTTGA
- a CDS encoding glycosyltransferase: protein MPANSWPENDSYNELDPLNSLFSDLSGDDELEIEEVETDPVFLPSRFQGRRKKAALVLTVVWSGTIALHLVSWGSIFILGLTTILGIHALRIVFARPGKEHLVGESNFFPYEEEMLGDLPKVSVLVAAKNEEAVIANLVKNLCSLKYPQGNYEVWIIDDNSSDTTPQVLAQLTEKYNNLKVLRRSAEASGGKSGALNQVLPLTQGEIIAVFDADAIVSPDLLLRVIPLFAKEKLGAVQVRKAIANAKENFWTKGQMAEMAVDAVFQKRRIAIGGIGELRGNGQFVRREALECCGGWNEETITDDLDLTFRLHLNDWDIDCAFNSAVEEEGVTNAIALWHQRNRWAEGGYQRYLDYWDLILRNRMGRSKTWDLLMFLLIMYILPTAALPDLLMAIARHRPPILSPVSGLTVTMSMAGMFAGLKRIRQDKEKKFRVSSYFVPLLQTLRGIIYMFHWFVVMSSTTARISVRPKRLKWVKTVHQGTGD, encoded by the coding sequence ATGCCAGCGAATTCCTGGCCCGAAAACGATTCTTACAACGAGCTTGATCCGCTCAACTCTTTATTTTCTGACCTATCGGGAGATGATGAGTTGGAGATAGAAGAGGTAGAAACCGATCCTGTGTTTCTACCATCCCGGTTTCAAGGTCGGAGAAAAAAAGCCGCTCTAGTTTTGACTGTTGTCTGGAGCGGCACGATCGCTTTACATTTAGTTTCTTGGGGTTCTATTTTTATCCTCGGATTGACCACTATCCTAGGAATTCACGCCCTGAGGATCGTGTTTGCTAGACCGGGCAAAGAACACTTGGTAGGGGAAAGTAATTTCTTCCCCTACGAAGAGGAAATGCTGGGTGATTTACCAAAAGTATCTGTATTAGTGGCGGCTAAAAATGAAGAAGCAGTTATTGCCAATTTAGTCAAGAATCTTTGTAGTCTAAAATACCCACAAGGGAATTACGAAGTCTGGATAATTGACGATAACAGCAGCGACACAACGCCGCAGGTATTAGCACAACTAACGGAAAAATACAATAACCTAAAAGTATTAAGACGTTCAGCCGAAGCGAGTGGCGGTAAGTCAGGGGCATTAAATCAAGTTTTGCCACTGACGCAAGGGGAAATTATAGCGGTGTTTGACGCTGATGCGATTGTGTCCCCAGACTTGCTGCTGCGGGTAATACCCTTGTTTGCCAAAGAAAAGCTGGGCGCCGTGCAGGTGCGAAAAGCGATCGCCAACGCGAAAGAAAACTTTTGGACAAAAGGTCAAATGGCGGAAATGGCAGTTGATGCCGTTTTCCAAAAGCGGCGGATTGCCATTGGTGGAATCGGCGAACTGCGAGGAAATGGTCAATTTGTCCGGCGCGAAGCTTTGGAATGCTGCGGGGGCTGGAATGAAGAAACCATCACCGATGACTTGGATTTGACATTCCGCCTGCATTTAAACGACTGGGATATTGATTGTGCTTTTAATTCAGCGGTGGAAGAAGAGGGCGTGACGAATGCGATCGCTCTTTGGCATCAGCGCAACCGTTGGGCAGAAGGCGGATATCAGCGCTATTTAGATTACTGGGATTTGATTCTTCGCAACCGCATGGGGAGAAGTAAAACCTGGGATTTGCTGATGTTTTTGCTGATTATGTATATTTTACCGACAGCAGCACTACCAGATTTATTGATGGCGATCGCTCGGCATCGTCCACCAATTCTCAGTCCAGTCAGCGGCTTGACAGTCACCATGTCAATGGCAGGTATGTTCGCAGGTCTAAAGCGGATACGTCAAGATAAAGAGAAGAAATTTCGCGTTTCTAGCTACTTTGTGCCTCTGCTTCAGACATTACGCGGAATTATATACATGTTCCACTGGTTTGTAGTGATGAGCAGCACCACTGCCCGCATCTCAGTCAGACCAAAGCGGTTGAAATGGGTGAAAACTGTACATCAAGGCACTGGGGACTAG
- a CDS encoding DNA polymerase III subunit gamma/tau: MSYEPLHHKYRPKSFAQLVGQEAIALTLTNAIRTAKIAPAYLFTGPRGTGKTSSARILAKSLNCLNSDKPTAKPCGICDVCQGITKGYSLDVIEIDAASNTGVDNIRELIEKAQFAPVQCRYKVYVIDECHMLSNAAFNSLLKTLEEPPRHVVFILATTDPQRVLPTIISRCQRFDFRRIQIDPMVKHLQAIASQENINISDDAVKLVAQIAQGGLRDAESLLDQLALLSGEVTPERVWDLVGSVSEQDLLVLVNAIAQNNPEAVLEGTRKILDRGREPLTILQNLAAFYRDLLIAKTAPKRQDLVTCTDQTWKAIVEFAQQLDITTILTGQQHLRTAEVQIKNTTQPRLWLEVTLLGLLPSANTQSAAPSLAPTRVTIPTASPTITPPPSEPPTPPLPHSSTPSSPPTPSSPPSPPLCTDAINRVSTPPPETPPESNDASLAETWQKVVTYLPVSTGSLLRQMCHLIEFDGNLARIGIKSPAWYKRLQTEQPIIATAFEKAFQRQIKVNLELISGSSPPSTPPKPNGVKAQPPPSSQSNNQSDNITPLAEVSQRAKQPPARTESPSVPQVVQMPPPRSLFPPPTGDDIENTDQVAIAARGLAKFFDGQIIRFTEEAVEVSDTTTPDLLEEAEVDED, translated from the coding sequence ATGTCTTACGAACCGCTGCACCACAAGTATCGCCCAAAGAGTTTTGCTCAACTGGTGGGTCAAGAGGCGATCGCCTTGACTCTCACCAACGCTATTCGTACAGCTAAAATAGCCCCAGCGTATTTATTTACTGGTCCTAGAGGTACGGGGAAAACTTCGAGTGCGAGAATTCTCGCCAAATCCCTCAATTGTCTTAATAGTGACAAACCCACAGCAAAACCTTGCGGTATCTGCGATGTATGTCAGGGAATCACTAAAGGCTATTCATTAGATGTAATAGAAATCGATGCCGCCAGCAATACTGGTGTCGATAATATCCGCGAACTCATTGAAAAGGCGCAGTTTGCCCCAGTTCAATGTCGCTATAAGGTTTATGTAATTGATGAGTGTCACATGCTCAGTAATGCGGCATTTAATTCGCTACTAAAGACATTAGAAGAACCACCGAGACACGTTGTCTTTATCTTGGCGACAACAGACCCGCAAAGAGTTTTACCAACGATTATTTCTCGCTGTCAAAGGTTTGATTTTAGGCGAATTCAGATAGATCCGATGGTGAAGCATTTGCAAGCGATCGCCTCGCAAGAAAATATCAATATTTCTGATGACGCTGTAAAATTAGTTGCCCAAATTGCTCAAGGTGGATTGCGCGATGCAGAAAGTCTGCTCGACCAATTAGCACTATTATCGGGTGAAGTGACACCAGAGCGAGTTTGGGATTTAGTCGGTTCGGTAAGCGAACAAGATTTGCTTGTATTGGTGAACGCGATCGCTCAAAATAATCCCGAAGCGGTTCTTGAGGGCACCCGCAAAATCCTTGACCGTGGTCGCGAACCTTTAACTATTCTCCAGAATCTAGCTGCATTCTACCGCGATTTACTCATCGCCAAAACTGCGCCCAAACGCCAAGATTTAGTTACTTGTACAGACCAAACTTGGAAAGCGATCGTTGAGTTCGCCCAACAGTTAGACATAACTACAATCTTGACAGGACAGCAACACCTGCGAACCGCTGAAGTGCAAATCAAAAACACCACTCAGCCGCGTTTGTGGTTAGAAGTAACATTGTTAGGCTTATTACCCAGCGCGAACACCCAATCCGCAGCCCCAAGCCTAGCACCTACTAGAGTAACTATCCCAACAGCATCACCCACCATCACCCCACCTCCCTCCGAACCCCCCACTCCCCCACTCCCCCACTCCTCCACTCCCTCATCCCCCCCCACTCCCTCATCTCCCCCATCTCCCCCCCTTTGTACAGACGCGATTAATCGCGTCTCTACTCCTCCACCAGAAACCCCTCCAGAATCCAACGATGCTTCACTTGCAGAAACTTGGCAAAAGGTAGTGACTTACCTACCAGTTTCTACAGGTTCATTGCTGCGTCAAATGTGCCATCTGATTGAGTTTGATGGTAATCTTGCTCGGATTGGAATTAAATCGCCAGCTTGGTATAAAAGACTTCAGACAGAGCAGCCTATAATTGCCACAGCCTTTGAAAAAGCTTTCCAGCGTCAGATAAAAGTAAATCTAGAATTAATCAGCGGGTCGTCACCACCTTCTACCCCCCCAAAGCCTAATGGCGTAAAAGCCCAGCCTCCGCCGAGTTCTCAAAGCAATAATCAAAGCGATAATATAACGCCGCTGGCAGAAGTTTCCCAGCGAGCAAAACAACCTCCTGCAAGAACTGAATCCCCCTCAGTTCCGCAAGTAGTGCAAATGCCTCCACCGCGATCGCTTTTTCCCCCACCAACCGGCGATGATATAGAAAATACCGATCAAGTGGCGATCGCAGCTCGAGGTCTGGCGAAATTTTTTGATGGTCAAATTATCCGCTTCACAGAAGAAGCTGTAGAAGTGTCAGATACAACTACACCTGATTTGTTAGAAGAAGCGGAAGTGGATGAAGATTAG
- a CDS encoding CHAT domain-containing protein, which yields MLKRLVQWLNKFWKRAFGTKRTRSQNRIKRQNVVHQAPELTNADLEVLYNQLLEGVYQARGQEWAQKYLQRIENRISVDRWLDWLLSFGEKLLASPAPNNQLATRMVQLGELGIGIIGDLSYDIGIRLLTRNLGEIYWDENEENAEPTTSTAILTSIEIGDAENFEELEWQYEAPETETSTQDVPSASGNGGIQNGELVWEFQAPEAESITPAPEETQSEEELIENFGELVWEFQAPEVESITPVVEEVLPDRLMSVGETLIENSPEASAQTTWDESLANLEPDVAQTLDELLVRLDQSTSLVQQLASGLAISKTEPPQLVSTDTQAQDWFYQGLQQAKTGDLSGAIASYNQALQINPSMYEVWFNRGLTLFHLGQFSEAIASYDRALELKQDSPKAWYNRGGILGELGQFSEAIASFDVALEIQPDNEEAWSSRGFALLKLGRLSEAVFSYDKALELQPDDPQNWYYRGIALAVDQRNSEAIASYDNALDLDPDYPEVWIDRGVVLGQLGQWSEAIDSWDKALEIQPHFYLIWFNRGIALDNLGRRTEAIASYDKAIEINPEFHLAWYNQAVALFHLGEFVEAIAAYDGALQLQPDYWEAWIGRGTSAGMAVNPILKEGDYDAKLISYEAGLDYVRQDTHPEGWGRLHLAIANAHYDRGKRHPAPHYYWHQAVSEYNQALLTLTQEDFPQLHLEVLQNFIKALLGLGEITLAQELLQHATDAWQHLLNEPSSEESKKQIALKFAGFGQLAVDLAIQSGEWRQALEIAEYNKNACLNWLIFGWTDEISSPNYVEIQQLLNPTTAIIYWHISPYALRTFIIKDNAPEPIPVFTPIISAAISDEFPLPEAVQILVELEDWLDDWNQQYQEYRSLEQDKQSKNNHSWFVDMEQRLLHLKNILNISTIEEELEGINQLILIPHRDLHRFPLHALFNISSDSEESLSNTNYTISYLPSVQIGLSLNSQLKPQANEEKLLSIEHPNSTDYPPLKFAKFESETISQMFHNPKRYQGVQATKNLVESALSGDYNIFHFTGHGTNNFIEPKKSQLVLSGEDKLTLEEICQKTLASYNLVTLSACETAITTKQTITTEYLGLANGFLSRGSAHVISTLWTVESTANALLMIEYYRRRQPNKLEATALAEATKWLKELTVGELEKWYQNLLNTLPADEFRIKAYLATEMYRTRKLAADEKLYNHPYYWAAFTIAGKLITKMKQSDDLENFYALILDQEF from the coding sequence ATGCTCAAGCGGCTAGTTCAGTGGCTTAATAAATTTTGGAAACGCGCCTTTGGCACGAAACGGACTCGTTCTCAAAACCGTATAAAAAGACAAAATGTGGTGCATCAAGCACCGGAATTAACAAACGCCGATCTTGAAGTTTTGTATAACCAACTGCTAGAAGGCGTATATCAGGCACGAGGACAAGAGTGGGCGCAGAAATATCTGCAACGGATCGAAAATCGGATTAGCGTTGACCGCTGGCTAGATTGGTTGCTGAGTTTTGGCGAAAAATTGTTAGCATCACCCGCACCGAATAATCAGTTAGCAACGCGAATGGTGCAACTGGGTGAACTTGGTATCGGCATAATTGGCGATCTTTCTTATGACATTGGTATCCGATTGTTAACGCGGAATTTAGGAGAAATTTATTGGGACGAAAACGAGGAAAATGCTGAACCTACAACGTCTACAGCAATTCTCACCTCTATTGAAATTGGGGATGCGGAAAACTTTGAAGAACTCGAATGGCAGTATGAAGCGCCAGAAACTGAAACTAGTACTCAGGATGTGCCAAGCGCTTCCGGAAACGGGGGAATACAAAACGGCGAATTAGTATGGGAGTTTCAAGCGCCAGAAGCTGAAAGTATAACGCCTGCACCAGAGGAAACTCAAAGCGAAGAAGAATTGATAGAGAACTTCGGCGAACTGGTATGGGAGTTTCAAGCGCCAGAAGTTGAAAGTATAACGCCTGTTGTGGAAGAGGTATTGCCCGATCGCCTAATGTCTGTTGGCGAAACGTTAATCGAAAACAGCCCAGAAGCATCCGCACAAACAACGTGGGACGAGTCGTTGGCAAATTTAGAACCAGATGTAGCCCAGACGCTCGATGAGTTGTTAGTCAGATTAGATCAAAGTACCAGCTTAGTCCAGCAACTTGCTTCAGGACTGGCAATTTCAAAGACTGAACCACCACAACTAGTTAGTACCGATACTCAGGCGCAAGATTGGTTTTATCAAGGACTTCAGCAAGCCAAAACAGGTGATTTGTCAGGTGCGATCGCTTCTTACAATCAAGCTTTACAAATTAACCCGTCGATGTATGAAGTTTGGTTTAACCGAGGTTTGACATTATTTCACTTAGGACAGTTCTCTGAAGCGATCGCCTCTTATGACAGAGCGTTAGAACTCAAACAAGACTCTCCTAAAGCTTGGTACAATCGAGGCGGCATCTTAGGCGAATTAGGACAGTTCTCTGAAGCGATCGCCTCTTTTGATGTCGCACTGGAAATTCAGCCAGACAACGAAGAAGCTTGGTCTAGTCGAGGTTTCGCGCTGCTGAAATTAGGAAGGCTATCAGAAGCCGTTTTTAGTTACGACAAAGCACTGGAATTGCAACCAGACGATCCTCAAAACTGGTATTACCGAGGAATTGCACTCGCCGTAGATCAACGAAACTCGGAAGCGATCGCCTCTTACGACAATGCACTCGATCTAGATCCAGATTATCCCGAAGTCTGGATCGACCGAGGCGTAGTCCTAGGACAATTAGGACAATGGTCAGAAGCAATTGACTCTTGGGATAAAGCTTTAGAAATTCAACCGCATTTTTACTTAATTTGGTTCAATAGAGGTATCGCCTTAGACAACTTAGGACGGCGAACTGAAGCGATCGCCTCTTATGACAAAGCGATAGAAATCAATCCCGAATTTCACTTAGCTTGGTACAACCAAGCAGTAGCGCTGTTTCATCTCGGAGAATTTGTAGAAGCGATCGCCGCTTATGATGGTGCTTTGCAACTTCAACCAGACTATTGGGAAGCTTGGATTGGTCGAGGCACATCCGCAGGAATGGCTGTAAATCCAATTTTGAAAGAAGGCGATTATGATGCAAAATTGATCAGTTACGAAGCCGGGTTGGACTATGTTCGCCAAGATACACACCCAGAAGGTTGGGGGAGATTGCATTTAGCGATCGCCAACGCACACTACGACCGAGGAAAAAGACATCCCGCACCCCACTATTACTGGCATCAAGCCGTATCTGAGTACAATCAGGCGCTTTTAACCCTCACACAAGAAGACTTTCCCCAGCTGCATCTAGAAGTATTGCAAAACTTCATTAAAGCGCTTTTAGGTTTGGGAGAAATCACACTAGCACAAGAGTTATTACAACACGCTACAGATGCATGGCAACATTTATTAAATGAACCAAGTTCTGAAGAAAGTAAAAAGCAAATAGCTTTGAAATTTGCTGGTTTTGGACAGTTAGCAGTTGATTTAGCCATACAATCTGGCGAATGGCGACAAGCTTTAGAAATCGCTGAATACAACAAAAATGCTTGTTTAAATTGGCTGATTTTTGGTTGGACTGATGAAATTTCTTCACCTAATTATGTAGAAATTCAACAACTACTTAATCCGACAACCGCAATCATTTACTGGCACATCAGCCCTTACGCTTTACGCACTTTCATAATCAAAGATAATGCCCCAGAACCCATCCCCGTCTTTACACCCATAATTAGTGCCGCAATAAGTGATGAATTTCCCCTACCTGAAGCCGTGCAAATTTTGGTGGAATTAGAAGATTGGTTAGATGATTGGAATCAACAATATCAGGAATATCGCAGCTTAGAGCAAGACAAACAAAGCAAAAATAATCATTCCTGGTTCGTTGATATGGAACAGAGGCTTTTGCATCTGAAAAATATCCTTAATATTTCTACCATTGAAGAGGAACTTGAAGGTATCAACCAACTAATATTAATTCCCCACCGCGACTTACACAGATTTCCTCTTCATGCCCTTTTCAATATTTCTTCTGACTCAGAAGAATCGCTGAGTAATACAAATTACACAATTAGCTATTTGCCAAGCGTTCAAATAGGCTTATCTCTAAATTCCCAACTAAAACCCCAGGCAAATGAAGAGAAATTATTAAGTATTGAACATCCCAACAGTACAGATTATCCGCCACTAAAATTTGCCAAATTTGAATCAGAAACTATTAGCCAAATGTTCCATAACCCCAAACGATACCAAGGAGTACAAGCGACTAAAAATTTAGTGGAATCTGCCTTATCTGGTGATTACAATATATTTCATTTTACAGGTCATGGAACTAACAATTTTATTGAGCCGAAAAAATCACAACTCGTATTATCAGGTGAAGATAAACTAACCTTAGAAGAAATCTGCCAAAAGACACTTGCAAGCTACAATCTAGTTACTCTCTCAGCTTGCGAAACTGCTATTACTACCAAGCAAACTATCACCACCGAGTATCTAGGTTTAGCGAATGGTTTTTTAAGTCGTGGTTCGGCTCATGTAATTAGTACCTTGTGGACTGTAGAATCAACTGCAAATGCCTTATTGATGATTGAGTATTATCGACGACGACAGCCAAACAAATTAGAAGCAACAGCCTTAGCAGAAGCCACAAAATGGTTAAAAGAACTAACAGTTGGAGAGTTGGAAAAATGGTATCAAAATTTGCTGAATACTTTGCCTGCCGATGAATTCAGAATTAAAGCGTATTTAGCAACAGAAATGTATAGAACTAGAAAACTCGCAGCCGATGAAAAGCTGTACAATCATCCTTACTATTGGGCAGCATTCACAATTGCAGGTAAACTAATTACCAAGATGAAACAATCAGATGATCTAGAAAATTTTTACGCTTTAA